A genomic stretch from Achromobacter spanius includes:
- a CDS encoding 2-hydroxyacid dehydrogenase → MTIPLLILIDSVQDYLPEIQARGFQPLYAPTDRAREQAIQDHAGDIRIVLTRGATGLRADEIAAMPKLELVCSLGVGYENIDLAAAAARGIVVTNGPGANAISVADHAMALLLGAARHLPQADAWVRQGHWNGFMGPQVTGKRLGILGLGTIGLEIARRGANGFGMRVGYYNRRPRPESGYTYFDNPRALAAASDFLVIATPGGAGTRHLVDADVLQALGPDGYLVNIARGSVVDTDALIAALASRRIAGAGLDVVDGEPHIPAALKQLDNVVLTPHSAGRSPEAVAATVALFLQNATAHFDGKPVLTPVRDAHAEAA, encoded by the coding sequence ATGACCATTCCCCTACTGATTTTGATCGACAGCGTGCAGGACTACCTGCCCGAGATCCAGGCGCGCGGCTTTCAGCCCCTCTACGCGCCCACCGACAGAGCCCGTGAACAAGCCATTCAGGACCACGCTGGTGATATCCGCATCGTTCTGACGCGCGGCGCCACCGGCCTGCGCGCCGACGAGATTGCCGCGATGCCGAAGCTGGAATTGGTCTGTTCGCTGGGCGTGGGTTACGAGAACATTGATCTTGCCGCGGCGGCCGCGCGCGGCATCGTGGTCACCAACGGGCCGGGCGCCAATGCCATATCGGTGGCCGACCACGCCATGGCGCTGCTGTTGGGCGCCGCCCGCCATCTGCCGCAGGCCGACGCCTGGGTGCGCCAAGGGCATTGGAACGGATTCATGGGGCCGCAAGTGACGGGCAAGCGCCTGGGCATTCTGGGCCTGGGCACGATCGGCCTTGAAATCGCGCGCCGGGGTGCAAACGGGTTCGGCATGCGCGTCGGCTATTACAACCGGCGGCCGCGCCCGGAATCGGGCTACACCTATTTCGACAACCCGCGCGCGCTTGCCGCCGCGTCGGACTTCCTGGTCATTGCCACGCCGGGTGGCGCGGGCACGCGGCATCTGGTGGATGCCGACGTGCTGCAAGCCCTGGGGCCCGACGGCTACCTGGTGAACATCGCGCGCGGCAGCGTCGTTGACACCGACGCCCTGATCGCCGCGCTGGCCAGCCGCCGCATTGCCGGGGCGGGCCTGGATGTGGTGGACGGCGAGCCGCACATTCCCGCTGCGCTCAAGCAGTTGGACAACGTGGTGCTGACCCCGCATAGCGCGGGGCGCTCGCCCGAGGCCGTGGCCGCAACCGTGGCGCTGTTCCTGCAAAACGCCACGGCGCATTTCGACGGCAAGCCCGTTCTGACCCCGGTGCGGGATGCGCACGCGGAAGCGGCCTGA
- a CDS encoding DUF3309 domain-containing protein: MSTILLIILILLLIGAVPAWPHSKGWGYYPSGLLGIVVIVLIVMLLTGRL, translated from the coding sequence ATGTCGACCATCCTGCTGATCATTCTGATCCTGCTGCTTATCGGCGCTGTACCGGCGTGGCCGCACAGTAAAGGCTGGGGCTATTACCCCAGCGGCCTGCTTGGCATTGTCGTGATCGTGCTGATCGTGATGCTGCTGACGGGGCGCTTATAG
- a CDS encoding four-helix bundle copper-binding protein — translation MRDPNFEQCVQACYECAVACDQCAAGCLETNATRMKRCISLATDCASVCRLCAAMLARDGEFSTALCTLCALVCDACARACAPYQDVEHCQICAGACLACTLACQDMLEA, via the coding sequence ATGCGAGACCCAAACTTCGAGCAATGTGTGCAAGCCTGCTACGAATGCGCGGTGGCTTGCGACCAGTGCGCCGCGGGGTGTTTGGAAACCAACGCCACGCGGATGAAGCGCTGCATCAGCCTGGCGACGGATTGCGCCAGCGTTTGCCGCCTTTGCGCCGCCATGCTGGCGCGCGACGGCGAATTTTCCACCGCGCTTTGTACGCTCTGCGCTTTGGTTTGCGATGCTTGCGCCCGCGCTTGCGCGCCTTACCAGGACGTGGAGCATTGCCAGATCTGCGCCGGCGCTTGCCTGGCGTGCACTCTGGCTTGCCAGGACATGCTCGAGGCTTGA
- a CDS encoding DUF883 family protein yields the protein MASTNTPLPSDFPENGPDNRGSRSRARHPESWIDEIEATLRDADPSDLDALKERLADQLAATRRSLRDASDNAGDLMRETIDCTEEYIHARPWQAIGLVAGAAFLFGVVVGRQ from the coding sequence ATGGCCTCTACGAACACCCCTTTGCCTTCCGACTTTCCCGAGAACGGCCCGGACAATCGTGGGTCGCGCAGCCGCGCGCGCCATCCGGAAAGTTGGATCGACGAGATCGAAGCCACCTTGCGCGATGCCGACCCAAGCGACCTGGACGCACTCAAGGAGCGCTTGGCCGATCAGTTGGCCGCTACCCGGCGCAGCCTGCGTGATGCGTCTGACAACGCCGGCGATCTGATGCGAGAAACGATCGATTGCACCGAGGAATATATCCACGCACGCCCGTGGCAGGCCATCGGGCTGGTGGCTGGCGCGGCGTTCTTGTTCGGCGTCGTCGTCGGACGCCAATAA
- a CDS encoding CsbD family protein, with the protein MNKDQVKGRVEEATGKVKEVAGKATGSESTEAKGTAQKVAGKAQATYGDAKEKVEDKVKGKA; encoded by the coding sequence ATGAACAAGGACCAGGTGAAGGGCAGAGTTGAAGAAGCCACCGGCAAGGTAAAGGAAGTGGCCGGCAAGGCAACAGGCAGCGAATCCACCGAGGCAAAGGGCACCGCACAGAAAGTGGCGGGCAAGGCGCAGGCGACCTATGGCGATGCGAAGGAAAAGGTGGAGGACAAGGTCAAGGGCAAGGCCTGA
- a CDS encoding SDR family oxidoreductase: MSKPKNTDTGARPHPTPPMPGQHLEKPGNESDMVLKPQYQAPGYEGSGKLKNMAAIVTGGDSGIGRAVSVLFAREGADVAVVYLDEHEDAEETRRVVEAEGRRCLLIPGDVQDPSFCKDAVAQAVKDFGKLDILVNNAAYQQHTETLAEISDDKWDKTLRTNITAYFYMARAALPHLKTGASIINTGSVTGLRGSAKLLDYSSTKGAIHAFTRSLAANLAADGIRVNAVAPGPVWTPLNPADQSAEAIKEFGKKTDLGRPAQPEEIAPAYVFLAAPVCASYITGIVLPITGSAGD; encoded by the coding sequence ATGAGCAAGCCGAAGAACACTGACACGGGCGCCCGCCCGCACCCCACCCCGCCCATGCCCGGACAGCATCTGGAAAAGCCCGGCAATGAATCGGACATGGTGCTCAAGCCGCAGTACCAGGCACCCGGCTACGAAGGCAGCGGCAAGCTGAAGAACATGGCCGCCATCGTCACAGGCGGTGATTCGGGCATCGGTCGCGCGGTCAGCGTGTTGTTCGCGCGCGAAGGCGCCGACGTTGCCGTCGTGTACCTGGACGAACATGAAGACGCGGAAGAAACTCGCCGCGTGGTCGAAGCCGAAGGCCGGCGCTGCCTGCTGATACCGGGCGACGTGCAAGACCCCAGCTTTTGCAAGGACGCGGTCGCGCAAGCCGTCAAGGATTTCGGCAAGCTCGACATCCTGGTGAACAACGCGGCCTATCAACAGCACACCGAAACGCTTGCCGAGATCAGCGACGACAAATGGGACAAGACCCTGCGCACCAACATCACCGCCTATTTCTACATGGCGCGCGCGGCGCTGCCACACTTGAAGACCGGCGCGTCCATCATCAACACCGGCTCCGTGACCGGGCTGCGCGGCAGCGCCAAGCTGTTGGACTATTCGTCGACCAAAGGGGCAATCCACGCGTTCACGCGCTCGCTGGCCGCCAACCTTGCGGCTGACGGCATACGGGTGAACGCGGTTGCGCCCGGCCCTGTCTGGACGCCGCTGAACCCGGCGGACCAAAGCGCGGAGGCCATCAAGGAATTCGGCAAGAAAACGGATTTGGGTCGGCCCGCGCAACCCGAAGAGATTGCGCCCGCCTATGTGTTTTTGGCGGCGCCAGTCTGCGCCAGCTATATCACCGGCATCGTGCTGCCCATCACCGGCAGCGCGGGCGACTGA